A region of Pyxidicoccus parkwaysis DNA encodes the following proteins:
- a CDS encoding TPM domain-containing protein gives MRAWLSWLVLFCVLGTPALGVTVQKVPRPPRGTWTVDLTPSHVLTQATKAEVNRIANELNDRGLGQLAVVVVGTTSGQPSRMFALDLFNRWGIGHAGRNDGVLLFVALSDRKAEIILGDGVNGPEDQRASDAVMADDVVPGFKRNDPNAAVLQGALGLKALLENARLNNPNAAAASTDAPISMGAVADTDPQPATTEPYVSRPEEPSSSSGLGFVVGGAGVLGAAGLAGRAWFRRRPRKCGRCGNLRVRLDERADNAHLDAGQRFEESLGSVDYDVWWCDPCEDALVERYGALFTSFSRCSRCNYVTVKQTSRTLVSATYDHGGEVEVTRTCGHCDHVTTSRHSTPRRTRPSSSSSSRSSSRSSGSSFGGGRSSGGGSSGSW, from the coding sequence ATGCGCGCATGGCTGAGCTGGCTCGTCCTCTTCTGCGTCCTGGGCACGCCGGCCCTGGGTGTCACGGTGCAGAAGGTGCCCCGTCCACCCCGAGGCACGTGGACGGTGGACCTCACGCCGTCCCACGTCCTCACGCAGGCGACGAAGGCGGAGGTGAACCGCATCGCCAACGAGCTGAACGACCGCGGGCTCGGCCAGCTCGCAGTGGTCGTGGTGGGCACCACGTCGGGACAGCCCTCGCGCATGTTCGCGCTGGACCTCTTCAACCGCTGGGGCATCGGTCATGCCGGCCGGAACGATGGCGTGCTGCTCTTCGTCGCGCTGAGCGACCGCAAGGCGGAGATCATCCTCGGAGACGGAGTGAATGGACCCGAAGACCAGCGGGCCAGCGACGCGGTGATGGCGGACGACGTCGTGCCCGGCTTCAAACGCAATGACCCGAACGCCGCCGTCCTCCAGGGCGCTCTCGGGCTGAAGGCGCTCCTCGAGAACGCACGCCTCAACAATCCCAACGCGGCGGCTGCGAGCACCGACGCGCCCATCTCCATGGGTGCTGTCGCAGACACGGACCCCCAGCCCGCGACGACGGAGCCCTACGTGTCCAGGCCGGAGGAGCCTTCGTCCTCATCGGGCCTCGGCTTCGTCGTTGGAGGCGCGGGCGTGCTCGGAGCCGCGGGCCTGGCCGGCCGCGCATGGTTCCGCCGCCGCCCGCGCAAGTGCGGCAGGTGCGGCAACCTGCGCGTGCGGCTCGATGAGCGCGCCGACAACGCCCACCTCGACGCGGGCCAGCGCTTCGAGGAGTCGCTGGGCTCGGTGGACTACGACGTCTGGTGGTGCGACCCCTGCGAGGACGCGCTCGTGGAGCGCTACGGCGCGCTGTTCACCTCATTCTCGCGCTGCTCCCGGTGCAACTACGTCACCGTCAAGCAGACGAGCCGGACGCTGGTCTCCGCGACGTATGACCACGGCGGAGAGGTGGAGGTGACGCGCACCTGCGGTCACTGCGACCACGTGACGACCTCCCGTCACTCCACGCCACGACGCACCCGGCCCTCGTCCAGCTCCTCCTCCAGGTCCTCGTCTCGCAGCAGCGGCTCCTCGTTCGGAGGAGGGCGCTCGTCGGGCGGCGGCTCCAGCGGAAGCTGGTAG
- a CDS encoding phosphoribosyltransferase, with protein MRGPEFLDRYEGGRVLAGLLSRYEHQPDTLVLALPRGGVPVAYEVAKALGAPLDVFLVRKLGAPSHEELAMGAIASGGVRVINREVVEELGVTREQIDATAEREGRELRRREERYRDGRPPPDVRGHTVILVDDGLATGTTMRAAVAALRQQGPARIVVAVPVGAVESCEDLAAEADEVLCARGPEPFYAVGLWYRDFAQTSDEEVRELLSLASRQQAAGAEQPAT; from the coding sequence ATGCGTGGGCCCGAGTTCCTGGACCGTTATGAGGGAGGCCGTGTGCTCGCGGGCCTGTTGTCGCGGTACGAGCACCAGCCGGACACGCTGGTGCTGGCGTTGCCGAGAGGTGGAGTGCCAGTGGCCTACGAGGTCGCCAAGGCCCTGGGCGCGCCGCTCGACGTGTTCCTCGTGCGCAAGCTGGGAGCGCCCTCGCATGAGGAGCTGGCCATGGGGGCGATTGCCTCGGGAGGAGTACGCGTCATCAACCGCGAGGTGGTGGAAGAGCTGGGCGTGACGCGGGAGCAAATCGACGCCACGGCCGAGCGCGAGGGGCGTGAGCTTCGACGGCGTGAGGAACGCTACAGAGATGGACGCCCGCCGCCGGACGTGCGCGGACACACGGTGATTCTGGTGGATGATGGCCTGGCCACGGGCACCACGATGCGCGCGGCGGTGGCCGCGCTCCGGCAGCAGGGGCCCGCGCGAATCGTGGTCGCCGTGCCGGTGGGTGCCGTCGAGTCGTGTGAAGACCTGGCCGCCGAGGCAGACGAGGTCCTCTGCGCGCGCGGGCCGGAGCCCTTCTACGCCGTGGGCCTGTGGTACCGCGACTTCGCGCAGACCTCGGATGAAGAGGTGCGTGAGCTGTTGTCGCTCGCCTCGCGGCAACAGGCCGCTGGGGCCGAGCAACCCGCGACTTGA